GCGACAGCGCCGCGCGTCCGTCCTCGACGCCGAAGTGGACGACGATCGCCCCCTCGGCGCTTTCCTCCTCGAACGTCGCCGGCCGCGGCGAGGAGATCGAGTAGGTGCCGTCGTCGTCCTCGAGGCTCGGCAGGAACGCGCCGCAGATGATGTTCAGCATCTCCCCCAAGGCGTCGCGCTGCTGGTCGAGCGGCAGCGGCACGTCGTCGCCGAGCATGTTCGCGGCCAGCTCGGCGAGGATGCCGCGCGACACCGCGAAGACCATCCGCCCGCGCCGCGGGCCGCGGATGTCCACGGCGACCGCGACGTCCAGCGGCATCGCGCGCTGCTCGTCGGAGAGGTTCCGCGTCGGCACCATGAACGCCGACATTTCGAGCGCCTGGGCGGCGGCGTCAGAAAGAGAGTTCGCCAGTCGGTCCGTCGTCATGGATCTCGGCTCCCGTCAGTTTGACGATCGTTTCCTTGAGCGTGGCGGGATTGAACGGCTTGTGGACGATCGGCACGCCCTTGGCGGCGAGCCGCT
This portion of the bacterium genome encodes:
- a CDS encoding chemotaxis protein CheX: MTTDRLANSLSDAAAQALEMSAFMVPTRNLSDEQRAMPLDVAVAVDIRGPRRGRMVFAVSRGILAELAANMLGDDVPLPLDQQRDALGEMLNIICGAFLPSLEDDDGTYSISSPRPATFEEESAEGAIVVHFGVEDGRAALSLRLE